The Silene latifolia isolate original U9 population chromosome 4, ASM4854445v1, whole genome shotgun sequence region ttctagtcaaacccaaagttaagttgattgcattgtcaccttgaagtcttatttgaggaagggatgtcctttgatcttatgccatgtgagagatgaccggatagagagtccgatagTTGATGAGATACGAAGAGGGAGAGTTTCGACGTTTTTCgatgagattccggggttaccaccgaagagagagatagatttcaccgttgagttgaagccagggacggggccaatctctaaggcaccgtatcgtatgggtcctaaggagatggaggagcttaggaagcgattggatgatcgatagataagggatacattaggccaagtgtatcgccgtggggagcaccagttctgtttgtgaagaagaaagatggaaccttgaggttatgcatagattacagagagttgaaccgtgtgacgataaagaacaagtatcctttgccaaggatagatgacctgtttgatcagttgagtggcgcaacagtcttttctaagattgatttgaggtcgggtaccatcaggtgaagattagagaggtggacataccgaagacagatttcacgtcgaggtatggccattatgaatatgtggtgatgccatttgggttgtctaatgcgctagaagcagtgtttatggatttgatgaataggatctttagacagttcttggatcagtttgtagtggtgtttatagatgatatcttagtctactctaagactaaggaggagcatgaggaacatttgaggattgtattgcagacgttgagggagcatgagttatatgctaagttgtccaagtgtgagttctggttagagaaagttgcttttctggggcatgtgatatctaaagatggggtagctgtagatccggcgaagattgaggcagtgacaaagtgggaagcaccaaagaatgttgctgaggttaggagtttcttgggtttagctggatactacagacggtttgtgaaagatttctccaagatagctagaccgatgacggcgttgatgaggaaagagaacaggtttcgttgggatgagggttgtgagacggcgttccagacattaaaggagcgtttgaccacagctcctgtcctagcattgcctgaaggaagcgagaattttgaggtttataccgatgcctcgaagaatgggttgggatgtgtgttgatgcagaatggtaaagtgattgcctatgcttctaggcagttgaagccttatgaggagaattaccctactcatgatctggagttgggtgcagtggtgtttgctctcaagatttggagacattacctgtaTGGAgcgatctttaaggtattttcggatcataagagtctcaagtacatcttcacgcagaaggagttgaacatgagacagaggaggtggatggagttaattggcaactacgacatggaaatcatctaccatgaagggaaggccaatgtggttgctgatgccttgagtaggaagagtgtacattccttgtgtacagctctatctttgatgaggttgagggatgaggtagcgagctttgggattcatatgatgcagaaaggggatgccatgggtgatatgacagtacatatggagttttatgatgacattcgaggtaaacaggctttggaccctaagatagttgagtggagagctggggtagagaaagggacagtgtcccggttttcgatacatacagatggtagtttgaggttcgatggtaggtggtgtgttcctaatgatgaggagttgaaaaagacaatcatgactgaagcacattgcacaccatattcagttcatccaggtggagacaagctttacaaagatttgaagaaaacgttttggtggcctgggatgaagaaagagacagctgagtttgtgtcccgttgtttgacatgccagagagttaaaggtgaacaaagaagaccacaaggtaagattcagtcgttagaggtgcctgagtggaagtgggaatccatttccatggattttattgtgggtttgccaaagagtcaacaaggtaacaacatgatttgggtgatagtggatcgcttgaccaagtcagctcactttgttccaatgaaagatacatggactaaggcacaattggctatggcctatcgaaagaacgtgcttaagttacatggagtccctaaggacatagtgtctgacagagatgcgaggtttatatcgaggttttggaaggagttgcaggaatcgttgggaacagctttgaagatgagtacagcatttcatcctgcgacagatgggcagactgagagaacaatcaagacgttggaggacatgttgagagcatgtgtgatggattttggtggtagctgggagcagaggttggacttgatagagttttcttacaacaacagctaccacactagcattggtatggcaccgtttgaggctttgtatgggaggagatgtaggagtccaatctgttgggacgatagtgcggaggcagtggttttaggaccagggatggtgcatgagatggttgaacagattaagatgatcagggaaaggatgagagcagctcaggatcgacagaagagttatgcagatctacatcgccgggatatagagtttcaggttggggataaagttcttctgaaagtgtctcctatgcgcggagttatgagatttgggaagaaaggcaagttaagtcagaagtttatagggccttatgagatcttagagcgagttggagaggttgcttatcgtctggctttacctgctgcgttagagagagtgcataatgtgtttcatgtatcgcagctgcggaagtatgtgagtgacccgtcacatgtgttagaggcagagagtttagagctagatgagtccttgtcatatcttgaggtacctaagcagatcctagaccgaaaagttagaaagactaggagtggtgagacagttttgcttaagatcctatggtcgaaccacgagaccgaggaagctacatgggaagccgaggatatcatgaaagaacgctaccctttcctttttgatcaggtatgtatggttacggggacgtaaccttgtttcttttaggggggtaggagatgatcgcgagagtttttaggagttttatacaccttttatatgttgtgtcgggatgttgtcttgggtttgtatcatgtttttgtttgatggttgagtcgggaatgttgagggagtacctttgattttggtagtggtttgaacttcggggacgaagttctttttaaggagggaagactgtaatactccgtatttatggtcttgggggtactctatcgagtagcccttactctgtcgagtaagggtatgttgcagaataaaatagtttcgactgttgggcactcgatcgagtagtggggcactcgatcgagtaggggtactcgatcgagtaccttgggtactcgatcgagtgtccggtttatcgggggtttttctcgggttttgttaattacgcgattaaggtatttaaatcaattcgtcttcattctaaatcacttttaccaaaacctaaaacctgtttaagagagaaagcaacttgtcttcttcctaatcgcgttcttgacaattcccggagttcagacggtcggattgcgttgtagtttgtgtcgttggattccttacgtcgagggtaagcttttaatataatttatatactgttttgttaagattgatgaaaccctaatttgggatttggggattGTTATGTGTAGTATTTGaatagtagtctttatgtgtaatatgttaggaggagaattcatagaagaggcgttttgagacagctgtagataccgtctgcgtgttgtgctttccaggtaggatttcctactcagtattagtcccataatgggatattggtgatatGCTGTAATTAGTTGGTTGAtttatgatgattgtaattgtaattgtgattgtggttgtggttgtggttgtgtttgtgatggttctcgagatgcgttctcggctgagtggggtcacttgcgggagtgatctcacgccctagtttcgccttctgtggaacccgccacagaagggatgtgcacattaatgagcagggttatcgctcgtacgatgagcggggcttaggtggaacggtgcggtccccatcTGGCGTAATGGTCGGGTGATCGGTGGACGATCGAGTGATTCGAGAtggttggttggtgtgtgtgtgtgtgtgcggttctactgtctatttgtcttattgtcgttatgtatattgattgtgtgattagtaccgaccggtgttgttttgtaaactgcggtgatccattcggggatggtgagcagatattgagcgtgTATTGAGATGAAatcgggatagctgggatggccacgacatgacgatagagtcttccgctgtagtttaatATTTATTTAcgtttcagttgagaacagttagtttggaataatgtatcgtacttttagtttggtttcaaggattgtattcattcattaaagtatttataataaatgttgtttctgttttgtctatttgattatcatgcctcgggcaaccgagatggtgatgtcttcatacctgagtggtcctggtaaggcactcggagtatgggggtgttacagtttccgTCATATTGATGCTAATACGGACTCTCTGAGCCTAGCCTTACAAATTGGGGGAGTTGTTGCCCTAAGTCACGATGTCAAGATCATCCTTCATAGTATTAAAGATTTGATCTTCTTATGTCATTGTTTCACTATAAGTCACTGTCCTAGGTAGAGTAGGCAATGGGCCGTGCTGGGCCGGCCCGCGTGTCGGCCCATCGTGCCTTCTTCCAAAATTGGCCCGGCCCAGGCACGGATATTGGGCTCCTCGGGCCGTGCCGTGCCAGGCCCGCTAATCCAAACCTACGCCGCGGCCCGCTCAAGGCACGGCCATTTTCGTGCTCGGGCCGTGCCTGGCTCATGGGCTTTCCGTGCCTTGTCCGTGGGCCGGCCCATgtgctttaatattttttttatttaaaaaaaacgttatataattgatatatttttagtactttttgtttaataaataactagtttagaccccgtgcattatatgcacggtatttaaagttttaatatttttataaaattatttatataatattgATATCTTATCATTGTTTATATTTGTCATCATTATATTTTGCTTGGATAAATAAAAGTTAAAACTGAAAATTAGTTAAGAGAATTGAGTCATGAGTTAAAATATATTCtaataaaaatatttttatagCATAAAACTAATGAATttcaatttatattttttttttcaattttctttgtcacgaaagtaataacaacgatcGTTTTATACAGAATATGGGTCAACTCATCATCTAGTAATATGAATaataaaagatttagcaatttatacttttatatcaaattttttattttaattaaaataatatagtttagagtttaataaaaataatatagtttaatgaaaagattaattttaatgaaaatataatagaTTAATTAAATTGTCATTGTTAGTTTTCTTATTTAGGGAATGaatataattatatcattaatttccttatttaagaATATGCTTTTTAGCGGGAAAATGATGGaattcgcctattcatttagtaaataggggatgattaatggtttaaatatatattttattaaatattaatgtactttttgtttaataaatgataattaatggtttaaatatatattttattaaatattaatgtactttttgtttaataaataatgATCAACGGGTCATTCTTCGTGCCGGACCGTGCCAAGCCCGTCGTGCCTTGTCCGTGCCGGGCTCCACCGTGCCTAGGcacggatttttgaagaaaatcgCGCTGGAGCTCGTTTCAAGCCCAGTCGTGCCGTGCTCGTGCTTCTTCGATTTTCTCACCTGGCCGTGCTTGGCCGTGCCGCCCACCGGCCCGCGGCCCTTTATGCCAACTCTAGTCCTAGGTCTCTTAATAAGATTCTTTCACGCCATCGCATCAAAGGAAGCAAGGACATGAGCAGTCTATCgtaattgtcaaaaaaaaaaaacacggagCAACCAATGGTGCCGACAATAAGTTGGGTTGACAACTACGGAGAAGAAGTTAGAACAAATTTTGCAACTAACGTAGCAGGAGCAGGTTTTGCTACTACTGTGTGTGTTACTCGTGATATTATCGTCGTGTACTCGTCATGTATATGTAGGTCCAGCAACAATGTGGGGGTTAGACCTTATCAAGTTATACAAATGGTATTGGGTCAAGTAGTATATCATCTgtataaataaaacaagtttttTTTGTTAATGTCTAAGTATTTTGTTTTTATCTTATTAAGTATATGTAATGTGTTATTTGACCTGTTTTAATCTTAAGATAGATAATTTCGtcttaatgagaatttgtgcataGATTTTGTATTCTAGTCAAAGTGTGTACGTAAATTATTCAATGCCTCATAATATTACACACTCATTGCACACTCCTACTGTCCTACACAATTTGTGTCTAGCTATATATAATCCCCCACCATCTCTCCACTTTCTTCAATTATATTGCTTACCACAAGTTCCTAAAACATTCCAAAATCAGCCTTACAAATAAAATCATATTATTAAAATCATGGGAAATTGCGTGGATTCTGGGATTAAGGGAATTGAAGAAgagaaaaataaaatagaaattgGAGGAAGGGAGGTGAAGTTAATCAAGGAAGGTAAAGGAGTAAAAGTGAAGATGGTGTTAACCAAAAAAGAGCTACAATGGTTGATGCTCCAATTAAAGAATCGGTCCGAATGCCGGGCAACCCGAatagaagatttgttaggaggattAAACAAGGCAAAAAAGAGACTAGTTGTTAATCATGCTTGGAAACCTTCTCTTCGTAGTATTACTGAGATTTCTGAAATGCTTTGATTTCattttctccttttctttttctttttttttcccttttttttaagATTTTAGTAGCTTCGGGGTGCTACTTCTCTTGCTGTgattttgtttggttagatgtgTAAATGTGTAATTAATTTTCCAAATTATTTAGACGAGAGATAGAATAAGTGGCCTTCATTTTTTTTTGTGAGGAAAAGGATCGCCTCTTCATATTAACAACCACAAGATATCAGTCTCGTATGAATTTAAATCGAGTAAATAACTAAACCAAGGTAATTAAGAAAGTGCAATTGGTTATGTACTTATGTACTACTGTAAGCCTTTTTATTTTAAAGATCCTTTGAATTATAATGGCAGTTATTCCTAAAATTTAAAGTCATCCAATAATATTCGCCCTTAAATTTTCCATAATTATATTGTAAGAGAGCTCCTATAACACAAAGTCACAAAGTTTGTTTCGTAAGAGACAACCAAGACAGGGATGTTAAAGAGGAGGACCAAGATATAACATGGGGTGGCCCAAGAGTAGAAGTATTTTACCAATTCACAAGAGATCTATTTCTCATGTGCCTTGTCCATGTGATTATCGTCCCATGAATGTGTGGTAATGCTTACGGACGTCTTACTCACCGTGTCAATTTATGTTTTGAGTTTATCTTTAAAAAAATTAAGTTGGGTTATACTTGGCTGGAAGCTAAGATCTGTGTTTACTTCACATTTTCTATTCCTACTATAAACCAATAAATAAATGCTCTTATGAGAAAATATAAGCCAGACATAAGTGCTTAAAGGTGTATCATTGAAACAAAAACAAGTCCGGACAAGCTCTCAAGTCTCAACCAAAACCTTTTGCtacacactagtagaaaaaactcCGGCTCATCCATGACAGAGATTTTCCCACAAATTTCTTTAGAAAAGTAACATGGATAGtgccacttgcatattgtgagatGGAACACCCCATAGATAATGgcacttgcatattgtgagatggacactatccgtcttcagcttttgacggatagtgcccgtcttcaatgagaatttgtgttcctTGTAATACTCCACTTAACCGAATACGTTAGTCAGGTGGGGTAACCCCTTGAAGAGGTCCACTAATAGACTCAATCTTTTGACGAAGTAGGTTTTTGtaataatcctaaaacccaaataccACTTGATTTATTCCATGTTGGATATTGTCATTCATATCCTTAATACCTCCTGTAACCTGTATGTCTCCTTTCAGATATCATAGAAAAGAAATATTTAGAGCAACTATCAGAGGAGTGAATGTGCTTAATTTAGCCctttattataaaatacggaacTCTGCTTTCTTCaaattactactccctccattcaactccactttgcaacattgctttttgcgcgggtattaagaaacggattaaaaaaactattaaaaatacatagggaaagggaatggtggggttaaagatattaaaaaaaatataaaggtgagttttatggtggatttgtgtggggtatgaatggcattttttgtaaatatagattttcaataaggatagaaaggtcttttacatgtccaaataaggaaacctgtaaagtggagttgaatggacggaaatagaatacttgtaaagtggagttgaatggagggactATAATCTTTGACCAATACCTTTTCGTCCTGAATGGGATTAACAGAAAAAGGATTCAGGAATAAGTTAGCATGATAGTTTAACAATAAAAAACGTGAGACAGTCCTAACTCTTAGTATAGAAAAAGATAACTCATATATTagtattgaatgaataattttttttttttttgatgacgagggggtagtcgaacccgggacctctcaactcctgcatttctgcaagcttcaaggtttaacccggctaccactggactaacaccacttggtttgaatgaataatttatttcaTATATAAAAGTGGATAGTTTACGGATTGTCTTATTTTATAAATCGTGTTAATTTTAATTGATAAGTTGTTAACAAGTTTAACATAAATGAATTTAATACGAAGTATAAGTTAATTTAAAGTTTCTGAACTGAACCTatagatctgaactgaacttaattttACTGAATTTTTTTAAACTAAACTTATAAAATCTAAACTGACCTAAAtataattttgctgaacttttctaaactgaacttaaaaaaaaaaaaaaaaaaaaaaaaaaaaaaaaaagctacttTGCAAAAGAAAATGGCCCAAGTCAATAAATGGTGAAGGCTACTTTCGTCATGCTAAAAAACATATCACGTGGCCCCGTTAACTTGCCACGTGAATTTATGGGCACCCAAATAATTAGGGACACTAAATTGTTGGGCTTGCGGCTAACCTAGGTAGGTGACGTTGAGAGTTGAAAGCCAGAGGCCCAATTTCCCGTACATGTTAGGCATGTTCATGTAGAAGGCGTGTCTCCAATCTGCTTGAAATTTCATTGATTCATTCATTGTTTCAAGTCGCAAGTCGCAATTCGCAATTCGCAATTCGCAATTCAAGAAAGATGGGAGGAGCAGCACACGCTTTGAAGAGGATTCCTCGTATCAAGTTCCCTCAACGTCATCCTCCTAAACCACAAGGTTCCTTCTTCCTCTTTCTTTTACTTTCTCCTTTTTTAATTTAATTGCAATTCGCATCACAAACTTGTTAGGGTTTATAGATTTGCTGTTACTGTTTCCGATTTTTCAAATTCATGCATTCCCACTCCAATATTCCTTTTTATTTGCTTGATAGAGATTTGTAAATTGGAAGTATTGGACATGTCGATTCGCGACTTGAGGTTGAGGGCTGATTCAATTTCAATATGTATGCCCTCTACCACCATTTTTTGTTGAATTGAGGAACTTCCCCTTTATCAATTAACCACATTTGATCCAATATTAGATAGGAACCTTATGTAGGCTCTCATTAGTCAGAATTCAAATACTTATGAATAGTCGTCATCGATTCTTCCAAAAGGGTATTAGAATGGGACCTGAGTGAGGAAGGAGCGACAATCACTATTCTAACTCTTTTTCGGGGATTCCATCCACAAATACAGCGAGGTGTCCTACTCCAAGTATTATACCCATTTCCATCATCTTAACTGTAATTTGTGAATCATGAGCTAAAGGTTTCCGTCTTATATGGGTGGTTAGATTGTGGGTGAAACTTTTATTATAAGATACTCCTCCGTCCGATTGTTGTCGCTTTGGTTTTGCGCGAAAGCAAAGGAAAGAGgagagccaattactaaatgacaagtggaacaaattgagtgtgaatgatcaaattcttcatcaagttcattcttaaaatagaaaaagAACAACAAACGAGACACCCCGATATGGAAAAGACAACAAACGAATTTAAGGATGGAGATCTTAGATAAGCTTGTATCTGAATAACTGTTCTATCGCAGTTCTTTTCCTTACCGGTTTGTATTAGCTTTTATTAGTCATGATTCATGAGTCATCccattaattaattcaattacgGTTACTCAAATGACTAACTACTGTAACCACTGCTGCATCCAGCATCGTCCATGATCTATTTTTGATTGCTTGAAATTGAAACTATTACTATGCACAAGTAGGCTATTAATAAAACACAAGCTAAGGACCCATCTTATGTAAAAGACCATCAACGACCATGCCCCTTGCTTTTCATCAAGAAATTAGCAAATGTTTAAACATGATGTGCCTTCACGCCACGTACTTTTTGATAACCTGCATATATTTTCATCTCTTGATTTTCCGAATTCAGAGTGAGGCTAAGTGGGTAACATAAGTTATGAAATTGTTTGTCACTTTGTTGTGGTCTTTGCGTTTTTGATGATGGTGTTCTGTTTTTAGAAATGGTCTGTAACTTATGGATTGGCTAGTATTAACCACTTAATAGCCTGTTGCTGATTCTTTTTCCTTTCATCTACCTTTTATCAATAATTATTGCTAGGTACTTCTCCTTCAACGCAAGATGACGGTTTGAAGGCATTCCTTTCAAAGTCAATCTCAGGAAACTCTACCTTGTCTGCTTCTGGGAAGGCTTCTGATCAGCCCAAACGAACACCACTCTCAAATGAGGAGATAGAGGCAGTACTGGTATTCACTTTCTCCTGAAaccattcttttatttttttaccTTTTCCTCCCTTCTCCCTCCAAGCGTTCTCCAAGATGCCTATCTCTCTTTGATCATTTTTGCGTGCCTCTTTTGCTTTGTATTTGCAGTTGGGCGGCTGCTTCTAATTTGATCAAATAAGGCTCGTGGCACTTGGATATTATTTTGCTCATGTTCTGTCGATACAATGGTGAATTTAActaccttattattattattattgtagtgGTTGTTTTGAGCTTTCAGTTCGAAGGTAGGATACCTCTGATAAACTGGCTGAAGCACATTGGCATGATATTTTTTCTTCCCCAATTGATGTATACTTGATCATATCTTTGAAATACTCTATTCTGATTTGATGCTATATTTGACTGCATAGTCGGTTTTGCGGCAACACAATGTGATGTGCTTCTTCTGTTCGTAACTTGATGATGTAGTTTGGTTGATAGAAAGATTTAAGTTTGCTTAGAGGTGTACTATGTATGACTGCTTCTGCCTACCAAGTCTTTGTTTAGTTGTAAAGTTAGATATAACAACATTATTCTAGTACCTCAAGGGCTTCCTTCCGCAAGCTGCTGGGTAAGGGGCAAGGGAGTTGAGTCATACCCTTGGGCTTACAACACAAAGAAGTTGTTTCCGGATGACTGTGAAAAGAAATTGCACCAGGAACTGTATGGAACAAATGTCACTTCACGTTAAAACAAGTGTAGTGAGTTTAGTGAGTCAATTTGCTATATTCCATTATTCCATCATATTCCAAAACCAAAGAAGAACGAGTCTTTGACTccaatggaaatggaaatggaaatggaaatggaaaatGGTTGTAGCATGAGATATATATGGTAGTTTAGAATTCCCATTTGTAGCCAAACAACGAAGGTTGTGTGAGTGAAAGGCCCTCTCCAATGGTTGGTTTTAAATCTGTTGTCACGGTGTGGTTCTGCTTTGTGAGATATACAGTTGACATTACTGCAATTAAGCGTCTTGAGGGCGTAGAACATGTAAACAATGAATGAACTATACGTATATCTACACATTAGCATTAGTGAGCAGAAAGCAAATATCTCAATGGTGAAAGTCTAGAAGCTGCTTGGTTATTTACCTGGTAAAACTTCTCAGTGAGATAAGCTCCAGGTTTAGTACTGTACAAACAAGACAGATAAGTTGGGAGGTAGTACTGTACAAACAAGACAGATAAGTTGGGAGGTAAAAACACTGGGGTTGACTGAAACATTTTCGATTTTTCATTAGTTCATTGCTTGTTGAGCATTTCTTGCTGCTTGAGCATTTCAATCATTGGCTCGAGGACGACCGATTTAGGATTAACCATTGGAGGgcctttctctcttctctcaagcTCCTCAAGCCTGAAGGTAACCAGCCTGTCCCAATTCCCTCCTTCAAAGAGCACTCCTGCCTTTCCATCTGTAATCCTCTGAACAATTCCACAATACATGTAGAATGGGTTTTTTTTGTTCTTAACGATGGCGATCATCCCTGGTAGTAACATCGGCAGCTCAGGTGTTTTGGGCTTTTTAGTCGAACCAAGGACCGACTTCAATTGGTCATCTTCTTCTCCTTTCTTTGGTGGCGGAGGTGGGTTTTTCTCTAGAAACTCCCGGAGTCCCTTTTCACCTCCTGGAAACCCACCTGTTAAGCCTAACATCTCCTTCTCAAATGCATCTTCTGATATCCCTCCTAGTTTTGAACTTTTGTTCTCAGTATCACCAGGTTGGGCCTCCTCATTTCCGTCGCTTGTTTGTGGCTGAATTTGGGTGTCTTTCTTGAGCTCTTCTAGGAGCCCTGCCTCACCATTGCATAAACCTCGGCCACCCAAGATCTGAAAGAGGTCAAATTTCGCGCTCACTGTTGGCTTATATTTTATTCCTTTGTTGCATGTTGAAGCGAATGATCTACGAGTTAGTAGTTTTATGTTGTTTTGGCCTAGAAACTGTGATTTGTGATGTATGGGAGCTCGTATAGTTGAAGGTGATATTGACGAAGACGCCATGTTTAGCAGATGTAGTTAGCAGCACCTTAGCAGAGAAGAAAGGAAAAAGAGGGGGGAAAAGAGTAACAATCTTTAATCTGATTTCTGACCACATGATAATAGTTAGTGGGGTTGATACGCGATAGAGTGATATCTAGCTTCCACCACTTACATAGTTGTGTTTGCTACTTCTCTAGCACGACACTGGCTCTCTATGATTTCTTCCTTTTTATATAGTCACCCCATTTCACTTTAGAGTACCACtctgtttttgtcttatctaACCACATTGATAGTACTTGATCAGTTG contains the following coding sequences:
- the LOC141653742 gene encoding uncharacterized protein LOC141653742, whose product is MGGAAHALKRIPRIKFPQRHPPKPQGTSPSTQDDGLKAFLSKSISGNSTLSASGKASDQPKRTPLSNEEIEAVLLGGCF
- the LOC141653743 gene encoding NAD(P)H-quinone oxidoreductase subunit S, chloroplastic translates to MASSSISPSTIRAPIHHKSQFLGQNNIKLLTRRSFASTCNKGIKYKPTVSAKFDLFQILGGRGLCNGEAGLLEELKKDTQIQPQTSDGNEEAQPGDTENKSSKLGGISEDAFEKEMLGLTGGFPGGEKGLREFLEKNPPPPPKKGEEDDQLKSVLGSTKKPKTPELPMLLPGMIAIVKNKKNPFYMYCGIVQRITDGKAGVLFEGGNWDRLVTFRLEELERREKGPPMVNPKSVVLEPMIEMLKQQEMLNKQ